The following proteins are encoded in a genomic region of Debaryomyces hansenii CBS767 chromosome G complete sequence:
- a CDS encoding DEHA2G16984p (some similarities with KLLA0F07205g Kluyveromyces lactis): MIKRKPIVRKQPFINKIKSFPFDFFLWLNEIRLSIEWDNYCDSIAIPLSCSLTLIYLILIRITVYYDLSYNKRENPLFQADYYNYEKIRSRAVSGDPIELSINTEDSWWYTILNFTIAFLGIVSLSNFIYVLFSFKYYTLLYSSITEKPKSLSARRLVLKNDINDSIFDKIYKFFYSHTNQAIELCSDDESFYDEDTLNEINLIEKDIWELKVWNPSKFSLFVLTNFSPILLFIIKLVSKELPVWKILFIALIFNGNFYFIITQRFLVLLQDKQILYQEMFQEYNNKFVKPKTSVLKKDVVVDATFGPHAPCNMVVQSEQKPHLQNTRSKVFITHNIHGEPFNNITIEKNKSMSPERQDQFPRSFKYQQVKNSYRDSPVMSRSRNDLYHQLRQPNTDLTYDESRYENEKIERERELFRRNSFRQTPKNEALFDRIEDYSDNEDKPWYTISTPYSRKKTNMDNSFHRSTPMHESTFARGLQSPIGKLKNNMSLNRKTLSPSRSSYDRSISPQRRTPGTATWDSRSPSPRRLSRPSSPSKPKPRWH, from the coding sequence ATGATTAAACGAAAACCAATAGTAAGGAAACAGCCATtcataaacaaaataaaatcattccCTTTCGATTTCTTTCTATGGTTAAATGAAATAAGATTATCGATTGAATGGGATAATTATTGCGATTCAATTGCAATTCCTTTGAGTTGTTCTTtaactttaatatatttgatattgattaGAATCACGGTGTATTATGATTTGTCCTACAATAAGAGAGAGAATCCTTTATTTCAAGCagattattataattatgaaaaaattcGATCTCGAGCTGTCAGTGGCGATCCAATCGAATTGAGTATTAATACGGAGGACTCTTGGTGGTATACTATTTTGAACTTTACTATCGCCTTTTTAGGTATCGTATCATTAagtaatttcatttatgtTTTGTTCTCATTTAAGTACTATACACTATTATATTCCTCGATAACAGAAAAGCCGAAGAGTTTATCAGCAAGAAGATTGGTCCttaaaaatgatatcaacgattcaatttttgataaaatttacaaattttTCTACAGCCATACAAACCAGGCTATAGAACTTTGTTCGGATGACGAAAGCTTTTACGATGAAGACACTTTAAATGAGATCAACTTAATCGAAAAGGATATTTGGGAGTTAAAAGTGTGGAACCCTTCAAAGTTCTCGCTTTTCGTATTAACTAACTTTTCTCCAATTTTGCTATTCATAATAAAGTTAGTATCTAAAGAATTGCCCgtttggaaaattttgttcattGCTCTTATCTTTAACGgtaatttttatttcattataacGCAACGATTCCTCGTCTTACTCCAAgataaacaaatattatatcAAGAGATGTTCCAAGAATataacaataaatttgTTAAGCCGAAAACATCGGTTTTGAAAAAAGATGTGGTCGTTGATGCAACGTTTGGTCCCCATGCACCTTGTAATATGGTTGTACAGTCAGAGCAGAAGCCTCATTTACAAAATACTAGACTGAAAGTATTCATTACCCACAATATCCATGGGGAACCATTTAACAATATCACGATAGAAAAGAATAAGTCAATGTCTCCAGAAAGACAAGATCAGTTTCCAAGATCATTCAAGTACCAACAAGTAAAGAATAGTTATCGTGATTCGCCTGTTATGTCACGAAGTAGGAACGACTTATATCATCAGCTACGCCAACCAAATACAGATCTAACGTACGATGAATCGAGATATGAGAACGAGAAAATTGAACGGGAAAGGGAATTGTTTAGAAGGAATTCTTTCAGACAAACTCCAAAGAACGAGGCACTTTTTGATCGAATTGAAGACTACAGTGATAACGAGGACAAACCTTGGTATACTATATCGACGCCGTACTCTCGGAAAAAGACCAATATGgataattcatttcatCGATCAACACCTATGCATGAGAGTACTTTTGCAAGAGGGTTGCAATCACCCATTGGTAAACTAAAAAATAATATGTCACTAAATAGAAAAACATTATCTCCATCGAGAAGTCTGTATGACAGGTCCATATCTCCTCAACGTAGGACCCCAGGAACAGCAACTTGGGATTCAAGATCTCCCAGTCCAAGAAGACTTTCCAGACCTTCAAGTCCGTCCAAACCAAAACCAAGGTGGCATTAA